In a single window of the Paenibacillus sp. MMS20-IR301 genome:
- a CDS encoding alkaline phosphatase: MNKLMKGIVFGGLAAAVVSGATLAGAAQSTANNTAASTKAQSKNLIVLIGDGMGPAQISAARYYQQYTKSVSHLNLDPYYVGQATTCADRGEDGGKIVSGIVTDSASAGTAFATGHKTYNAGISVSNEDVSKPFASIIEAAESSGKATGLVTTARITHATPAVYASHVRSRDNESAIASQYLESGVDVLMGGGKQFFVTKEEKGKRTDKNILPDFQAKGYTVVENTAALNALTSKNAKVLGLFGSSHVAYVPDRTAEIPSLAAMTSKALNILSADKDGFVMMVEGGRIDHAGHANDLPTLVQEALDFDAAFKTAIEFAKKNGNTSVVVTADHETGGLSLSRDNIYEINIDLWDKQKHSSESLAAALEAAQTPEEIRSIVTQNTWITDLTDEEVTQIMNGDGSSYKREGAYNAVISKRLLIGWSGHGHSAVDVGIWAYGPIADKVKGQVDNTQIAKAGAGILGLDLNKRSAELQSKYLYPKFKISRDNEVLYPAEALAKALGGTYKGDAAAAKLTLAKNTIDVNLSAKTANLNGKSADYTVDVDNGVLYLPLSAFSKLKGANLTWDSLSERIQLR; the protein is encoded by the coding sequence ATGAACAAGCTTATGAAGGGCATTGTCTTTGGGGGATTAGCAGCAGCGGTAGTTTCAGGAGCAACACTGGCCGGTGCGGCACAGAGTACGGCTAACAACACAGCAGCAAGTACAAAAGCCCAGTCCAAGAATCTGATTGTTCTGATTGGCGATGGTATGGGGCCGGCCCAGATTTCAGCGGCGAGATATTATCAGCAGTATACGAAGAGCGTCAGCCACCTGAACCTCGATCCTTACTATGTAGGACAAGCCACTACGTGTGCAGACCGCGGGGAAGACGGCGGCAAAATCGTATCCGGTATCGTTACAGACTCTGCATCAGCCGGAACTGCTTTTGCAACAGGACATAAAACATACAACGCAGGCATCAGTGTGTCCAACGAGGACGTATCGAAGCCGTTTGCATCCATTATCGAAGCTGCCGAGAGCAGCGGCAAGGCTACAGGACTTGTGACCACAGCACGTATTACCCACGCGACTCCGGCCGTTTACGCCTCCCATGTGCGCAGCCGCGATAATGAATCCGCCATTGCCTCGCAGTATCTGGAGAGCGGTGTAGATGTGCTTATGGGCGGCGGGAAGCAGTTTTTTGTAACCAAAGAGGAAAAGGGCAAGCGTACGGACAAGAATATCCTTCCTGATTTCCAGGCGAAAGGCTATACGGTGGTTGAGAATACCGCAGCTTTAAATGCGCTGACCTCCAAGAACGCGAAGGTGCTGGGCCTGTTCGGCAGCTCGCATGTGGCTTATGTCCCTGACCGGACTGCAGAAATCCCGAGCCTAGCAGCAATGACCTCGAAAGCGCTGAATATCCTGTCCGCAGATAAAGACGGCTTCGTAATGATGGTTGAAGGCGGGCGGATTGACCATGCCGGTCATGCCAACGATCTGCCGACCCTTGTGCAGGAAGCGCTCGACTTTGATGCAGCGTTCAAGACTGCGATTGAATTCGCGAAGAAAAACGGGAATACTTCCGTCGTTGTTACCGCTGACCATGAAACAGGCGGCCTCTCCCTCTCCCGTGACAATATTTACGAAATCAACATTGACCTGTGGGATAAGCAAAAGCATTCCTCCGAAAGCCTGGCAGCCGCGCTTGAAGCAGCGCAGACGCCGGAAGAAATCCGCAGTATCGTAACGCAGAATACGTGGATTACCGATCTGACCGATGAAGAGGTTACCCAGATTATGAACGGTGACGGTTCCTCATACAAACGCGAAGGTGCATACAACGCAGTAATCTCCAAGCGTCTGCTGATCGGCTGGTCCGGCCACGGACATTCGGCGGTGGATGTCGGCATCTGGGCATACGGCCCGATCGCGGACAAGGTGAAGGGTCAAGTGGACAACACACAGATTGCCAAGGCCGGGGCAGGTATCCTGGGGCTTGATCTGAACAAGCGTTCAGCCGAGCTGCAGTCCAAATATCTGTATCCGAAGTTTAAAATCAGCCGCGACAACGAGGTGCTCTATCCGGCAGAAGCTTTGGCCAAGGCGCTTGGCGGTACCTATAAAGGGGATGCAGCCGCAGCCAAGCTTACGCTGGCCAAGAATACCATTGATGTGAACCTGAGCGCGAAAACAGCAAATCTGAACGGCAAATCAGCCGATTATACAGTTGATGTTGATAACGGGGTGCTGTACCTTCCGCTTAGTGCATTCAGCAAGCTGAAAGGCGCGAACTTAACCTGGGACTCCTTGTCTGAGCGGATCCAATTGAGATAG
- a CDS encoding molybdopterin-dependent oxidoreductase: MWNTWLVLFLALSGLLLIGGFWRELLGEGRVWLKWAHIVFGLALLIPVIYYLLLAAKHWKRLKGKTGQKTNVIFVLALLLGWLISGIVLWQFRLAGPRAANAALLIHDLLTWIGLPVIIYHSITRVKWLKEPKKRSIVAEETNAGSTAADVPKRPAPYGGSQPVYTRRGFVKLAVGAGLAVTLGPTFVRWASKALQLPGTADYAAGNANTLVPDPVPLADSSPPVGGGADGSFRVYTVTDIPAFDNSNWSFTIDGLVDKKFTWNWKEFVKLQREVQVSDFHCVTGWSVYNNTWEGLPLYKLLDMAGVKNTAATVKLYSGDGVYTDSLTLAQARMEDVMVAVLHDGKPIPNQLGGPVRLVTPQMYAYKSVKWLNRIELIAEDHTGYWELRGYDKDAWLPGAKRV, from the coding sequence ATGTGGAATACGTGGCTCGTACTGTTCCTGGCGCTTAGCGGCTTGCTGCTGATCGGCGGCTTCTGGCGTGAGCTGCTGGGTGAGGGCAGAGTGTGGCTGAAATGGGCTCATATCGTCTTTGGACTGGCCCTGCTGATTCCGGTCATCTATTATTTGCTGCTGGCTGCCAAGCATTGGAAACGGCTAAAGGGCAAAACCGGGCAAAAAACAAACGTTATCTTCGTTCTTGCCCTTCTGCTTGGCTGGCTGATCTCCGGAATTGTGCTCTGGCAATTCAGACTTGCCGGACCGAGGGCAGCGAATGCGGCCCTGCTGATTCATGACCTGCTCACCTGGATCGGACTGCCGGTAATTATCTATCACTCGATCACCCGGGTGAAATGGCTGAAGGAGCCGAAGAAGCGTTCTATCGTGGCCGAAGAGACTAATGCCGGAAGCACCGCTGCTGATGTGCCGAAACGTCCAGCCCCTTACGGCGGCTCTCAGCCTGTATATACGCGGCGCGGATTTGTTAAGCTTGCGGTTGGTGCAGGACTGGCCGTGACACTAGGTCCGACTTTTGTTCGCTGGGCCTCAAAAGCCTTGCAGCTGCCCGGCACAGCCGACTATGCTGCGGGTAATGCCAACACTCTTGTGCCCGATCCAGTTCCCCTGGCGGATTCCTCCCCACCGGTTGGCGGCGGAGCAGACGGTAGCTTCCGTGTATACACGGTTACTGATATCCCCGCGTTCGATAACTCCAACTGGTCGTTTACGATTGATGGTCTGGTGGATAAGAAATTCACCTGGAACTGGAAAGAATTCGTCAAGCTGCAGCGCGAGGTGCAGGTCAGTGATTTTCACTGTGTAACCGGCTGGTCTGTATATAACAATACATGGGAGGGGCTACCGCTCTACAAGCTGCTGGATATGGCCGGTGTGAAAAATACAGCAGCTACGGTCAAGCTCTATTCTGGTGACGGTGTGTATACCGACTCTCTTACCCTTGCACAGGCCCGGATGGAGGATGTGATGGTAGCCGTTCTGCATGACGGCAAGCCGATCCCGAATCAGCTCGGCGGACCGGTACGTCTTGTGACTCCGCAAATGTATGCCTATAAATCGGTCAAATGGCTGAACCGGATTGAACTGATTGCAGAGGATCATACCGGATACTGGGAGCTGCGCGGGTACGATAAGGATGCCTGGCTGCCCGGTGCGAAGCGGGTATAA
- the pcrA gene encoding DNA helicase PcrA, giving the protein MQLVNIQDAVSRLNPPQRQAVETTEGPLLIMAGAGSGKTRVLTHRIAWLIANRKAPPWAILAITFTNKAAREMQERVSRLVGPEGRDIWVSTFHSMCVRILRKDIDKIGFTSNFSILDSTDQLSVIRNCMKDLNIDTKKFEPKAVQAVISANKNELITPAQYEQKIGDYFEGLVAQVYTKYQHRLRSNNSLDFDDLIMKTIQLFKDAPEVLDFYQKKFKYIHVDEYQDTNRAQYMLCRMLADSHHRICVVGDSDQSIYRWRGADITNILNFEEDYPEAKTILLEQNYRSTSNILNAANGVIALNTGRKPKKLWTDSDEGAKIKVFRGDSEHDEGYFVTGEISKNVKQGQAYQNHAILYRTNAQSRVIEEILIKSDIPYQIVGGIKFYDRKEIKDLLAYLRLLSNPDDDISLARIINVPKRGLGDTTVGKLAAAAASQGVSIFRALQTVDDLGFAGRTRNTLVEFYDMIEALHRMVEFLSVTELTEKILELTQYRLELQNENTLESRSRLENIDEFLSVTMEFEKNNEDKSLISFLTDLALVADIDSVNDEEERSDAVVLMTMHSAKGLEFPTVFIIGMEEGVFPHSRAFQDNDELEEERRLAYVGITRAEKQLFLSCARMRTLFGRTTANQPSRFLEEIPEELKEDTVRESDRFRRGGAEVGGAYGGRGFGGGGGSRGNFGSKAGAAGNAPAGGGAAAFGSGSSAAAKPGAGRVVVTTGGAQRTTGGAGAAAEAGGFKAGDKVAHGKWGTGTVVAVKGSGNDTELQIAFPAPVGVKRLLAGFAPITKVE; this is encoded by the coding sequence ATGCAACTTGTTAACATACAGGACGCCGTAAGCCGGCTTAATCCTCCGCAGCGCCAGGCTGTGGAGACAACTGAGGGGCCGCTGCTGATTATGGCCGGAGCAGGCAGCGGTAAGACCCGGGTGCTGACGCACCGGATTGCCTGGCTGATTGCTAATCGGAAGGCGCCGCCTTGGGCGATTCTGGCGATTACCTTTACGAATAAGGCTGCCCGGGAGATGCAGGAGCGTGTCTCGAGGCTGGTAGGGCCGGAGGGGCGGGATATCTGGGTATCCACGTTCCACTCGATGTGCGTACGGATTCTACGCAAGGATATTGACAAGATTGGCTTCACTTCAAACTTCTCCATTCTGGATTCTACGGACCAGCTGTCCGTAATCCGCAATTGTATGAAGGATTTAAATATCGATACCAAGAAGTTTGAACCGAAGGCTGTGCAGGCCGTTATCAGCGCGAACAAAAATGAATTGATCACTCCGGCGCAGTATGAGCAGAAGATCGGTGATTATTTTGAAGGGCTCGTGGCCCAGGTATACACCAAGTACCAGCACCGGTTGAGAAGCAATAACTCACTCGATTTCGATGATCTGATTATGAAGACGATCCAATTGTTCAAGGATGCGCCTGAAGTACTTGATTTCTATCAGAAGAAATTCAAGTACATCCATGTCGATGAGTATCAGGATACGAACCGGGCGCAGTATATGCTCTGCCGGATGCTTGCCGACAGCCACCATCGGATCTGCGTGGTCGGCGACAGCGACCAGTCCATCTACCGCTGGCGCGGGGCGGACATTACGAACATTCTTAACTTTGAAGAGGATTACCCGGAAGCCAAGACCATTCTGCTGGAGCAGAACTACCGCTCTACCTCCAACATTCTGAATGCAGCGAACGGCGTCATTGCACTGAACACCGGCCGCAAGCCGAAGAAGCTGTGGACGGATTCAGACGAGGGTGCGAAGATCAAAGTGTTCCGCGGCGATTCCGAGCATGATGAAGGCTACTTCGTCACCGGAGAGATCAGCAAGAACGTGAAGCAGGGGCAGGCATACCAGAACCATGCGATTCTGTACCGTACCAATGCCCAGTCCCGGGTAATAGAAGAAATTCTGATCAAATCCGATATTCCGTATCAAATTGTCGGCGGGATCAAGTTCTATGACCGCAAAGAAATTAAGGATCTGCTGGCCTACCTGCGCCTGCTGTCGAATCCGGATGATGATATCAGCCTGGCGCGGATTATTAATGTGCCGAAGCGGGGGCTTGGTGACACTACTGTCGGTAAACTGGCGGCAGCAGCTGCTTCCCAGGGGGTATCGATCTTCCGGGCGCTGCAGACGGTGGATGACCTCGGATTCGCCGGACGGACCCGCAACACACTGGTGGAGTTCTACGATATGATCGAAGCGCTGCACCGTATGGTGGAATTCCTCTCGGTGACCGAGCTGACGGAGAAAATACTGGAGCTGACACAATACCGGCTGGAGCTGCAAAATGAGAACACGCTGGAATCACGCTCGCGTCTGGAGAATATCGACGAATTCCTGTCTGTAACCATGGAATTCGAGAAGAACAACGAGGATAAGTCGCTGATCTCCTTCCTCACAGATCTGGCGCTCGTGGCCGATATCGATAGCGTGAATGATGAGGAGGAGCGCAGCGATGCCGTTGTGCTGATGACGATGCACAGTGCGAAGGGGCTGGAGTTCCCGACCGTCTTCATTATCGGGATGGAAGAGGGGGTATTCCCGCACAGCCGTGCCTTCCAGGACAATGATGAACTGGAGGAGGAACGCCGGCTGGCGTATGTGGGCATTACCCGTGCGGAGAAGCAGCTGTTCCTCAGCTGTGCACGGATGCGCACGCTGTTTGGCCGGACGACGGCGAATCAGCCGTCGCGCTTCCTGGAGGAGATTCCGGAGGAGCTGAAGGAAGACACCGTCCGGGAATCGGACCGCTTCCGGCGCGGAGGCGCGGAGGTGGGCGGTGCCTATGGCGGCCGCGGCTTCGGCGGAGGCGGAGGCAGCCGGGGGAACTTCGGCAGCAAGGCAGGGGCTGCCGGAAATGCGCCGGCAGGCGGCGGTGCCGCCGCATTCGGCAGCGGTAGCTCGGCGGCAGCTAAGCCCGGCGCGGGCCGGGTCGTGGTGACAACCGGCGGCGCGCAGCGCACGACGGGCGGAGCCGGAGCGGCTGCGGAAGCCGGCGGCTTCAAGGCCGGCGATAAGGTGGCCCACGGCAAATGGGGCACCGGCACCGTTGTGGCCGTGAAGGGCAGCGGCAATGATACGGAGCTGCAGATTGCCTTCCCGGCGCCGGTAGGGGTGAAACGGCTGCTGGCCGGTTTTGCCCCGATTACCAAAGTTGAATAA
- a CDS encoding ABC transporter ATP-binding protein, with translation MLQIHGLKKQFKVDGRAVPILDIPQWNVRKGEHVAITGPSGSGKSTLLHLISGIMGADSGSIVVGGTALHEMTEAKRDAFRASAIGYVLQDFHLIPSLTARQNIEIAMTSRLAHKERRQIVDGWLEQVGLEGRAQHLPSQLSRGQQQRVAIVRALINHPPLLLADEPTGSLDWETADEISSLLLELSITQGHTLIVVTHDLNMANRFPRCLNIQDINGIRREPLSGSMLQRRHVIQEEVTL, from the coding sequence GTGCTCCAAATCCATGGTTTAAAAAAGCAGTTCAAGGTGGATGGCCGGGCAGTGCCGATCCTCGATATCCCGCAGTGGAATGTGAGAAAAGGAGAGCATGTAGCCATTACCGGACCCAGCGGGTCCGGTAAAAGCACGCTTTTGCATCTCATTAGCGGAATTATGGGAGCGGACAGCGGCAGTATTGTGGTGGGCGGAACGGCGCTTCATGAGATGACTGAAGCGAAGCGTGATGCCTTCAGGGCATCCGCTATCGGCTATGTACTGCAGGACTTTCATCTGATTCCCTCCCTGACAGCCAGGCAGAATATTGAGATTGCCATGACTTCCCGGCTGGCGCATAAGGAGCGGCGGCAGATCGTAGACGGCTGGCTGGAGCAGGTTGGACTTGAGGGACGCGCTCAGCATCTCCCTTCCCAATTATCACGCGGCCAGCAGCAGCGGGTTGCGATAGTAAGGGCACTGATAAACCATCCGCCGCTGCTGCTGGCCGATGAGCCTACCGGCAGCCTGGACTGGGAAACGGCGGATGAGATTTCTTCTCTTTTGCTTGAACTCAGCATTACGCAGGGTCACACCTTAATCGTGGTTACACATGACCTTAACATGGCTAACCGGTTTCCGCGGTGTCTGAATATTCAAGATATTAACGGGATCCGGAGGGAGCCACTGTCTGGATCTATGCTTCAGAGGCGTCACGTCATACAGGAAGAGGTGACATTATGA
- the ligA gene encoding NAD-dependent DNA ligase LigA, translating to MDVMHTMEELVDELNQHNYHYYTLDTPQISDKEYDVLYDKLVQLEAESGLVLPASPTQRVGGELLKGFTPHRHLAPLWSLDKAQNIEQLRSWNTRVLKLVNDYNTKNPDNPLPEPCYAVELKFDGLTLNLTYRDGALVQAATRGNGVTGEGILAQVKTIKSVPLTIPFKEGVIEVQGEGIMNLSVLADYNTRAAEPLKNARNGAAGALRNLNPKTTADRRLNAFFYNVGYAEGVQFADHQEMMDFLRNSRFKVNPYLTYFANFDEVTGQLAEIEESRAGLDYLIDGAVIKVTDFRIREALGYTDKFPRWAVAYKFEAEETTTVLESVSWNVGRTGKVTPLARVEAVELAGVTVQNCTLNNVGDIERKNLKFALGTRVFIRRSNDVIPEILGKVTEESDGEEIIFPENCPACGFPLEMRGAHLFCNNKLDCKPQIVSRITHFASRDAMDIETFSEKTAGQLHEELSVREPADLYELTFEQLVKLERFGEKKAANLLQALEDSKGRDLASFLFALGIPNTGKATTRMLADHYRSLEAVMNATAEELAGLPDIGGIVAESIVSFFADPFVVTSINRMLSLGVEAKAPEAPRQVSTDSYFSGKTVVLTGSLQKLTREEAAERLEALGAKVSGSVSKKTDIVIAGEKAGSKLAKAQQLGIQVIEDEDELIRLLEM from the coding sequence ATGGACGTTATGCATACCATGGAAGAGCTCGTAGACGAGCTGAATCAACATAATTATCATTACTATACGCTTGATACGCCGCAGATCAGTGATAAGGAATATGATGTGCTCTATGATAAGCTGGTTCAGCTTGAGGCGGAGAGCGGCCTTGTTCTTCCCGCTTCTCCTACCCAGCGTGTCGGCGGAGAACTGCTGAAAGGCTTCACTCCGCACCGGCATCTTGCACCCTTGTGGAGTCTCGATAAGGCCCAGAATATCGAACAGCTGCGCAGCTGGAACACCCGCGTACTGAAGCTGGTGAATGACTATAACACGAAGAATCCGGACAATCCGCTGCCGGAGCCGTGTTATGCTGTAGAGCTTAAGTTCGACGGCTTAACACTTAACCTGACTTACCGGGACGGTGCACTGGTCCAAGCGGCAACGCGGGGCAATGGGGTGACGGGGGAAGGGATTTTGGCTCAGGTGAAGACGATTAAGTCGGTGCCGCTCACGATTCCATTCAAGGAAGGCGTAATTGAGGTTCAGGGTGAAGGGATTATGAATCTGTCTGTTCTGGCTGATTACAACACCCGTGCAGCTGAACCGCTGAAGAATGCACGCAACGGCGCTGCCGGAGCCCTGCGCAACCTTAACCCGAAGACGACAGCTGACCGCAGGCTGAATGCTTTCTTTTATAATGTGGGGTATGCCGAAGGTGTACAGTTTGCCGACCATCAGGAGATGATGGATTTCCTGCGCAATAGCCGGTTTAAAGTCAATCCATACCTTACGTACTTCGCTAATTTCGATGAGGTAACCGGGCAGCTGGCAGAGATTGAAGAGAGCCGCGCCGGCCTGGATTATCTGATCGATGGTGCAGTAATCAAGGTGACGGATTTCCGCATCCGCGAAGCGCTGGGCTATACGGATAAATTCCCGCGCTGGGCAGTTGCTTACAAGTTCGAGGCGGAAGAGACTACGACTGTTCTGGAATCAGTCAGCTGGAATGTGGGCCGGACCGGCAAGGTTACTCCTCTGGCCCGCGTAGAAGCGGTTGAACTGGCGGGAGTTACGGTCCAGAATTGCACGCTTAACAATGTAGGCGATATCGAACGCAAGAATCTGAAGTTTGCGCTGGGCACCCGCGTGTTCATCCGCCGCTCCAATGATGTCATCCCGGAAATACTCGGCAAGGTGACGGAAGAGAGCGATGGAGAAGAAATTATCTTCCCTGAGAACTGTCCGGCTTGCGGATTCCCGCTGGAAATGCGCGGAGCGCACTTGTTCTGCAACAACAAGCTGGACTGCAAGCCGCAGATTGTTAGCCGGATTACGCATTTCGCCTCCCGGGATGCGATGGATATCGAGACCTTCAGCGAGAAGACAGCAGGCCAGCTGCATGAGGAGCTTAGCGTGCGTGAGCCGGCTGATCTGTATGAGCTGACCTTCGAACAGCTGGTGAAGCTGGAGCGATTCGGGGAGAAGAAGGCAGCGAACCTGCTTCAGGCGCTGGAAGACAGCAAGGGGCGGGATCTGGCTTCCTTCCTGTTCGCACTCGGCATCCCGAATACAGGCAAAGCGACAACCCGGATGCTGGCCGACCATTACCGCAGCCTTGAGGCTGTAATGAATGCAACAGCAGAAGAGCTGGCCGGTCTGCCTGATATCGGCGGCATTGTGGCTGAGAGCATTGTGAGCTTCTTCGCAGATCCGTTTGTCGTCACCAGCATTAACCGCATGCTCAGCCTGGGGGTAGAGGCCAAAGCGCCAGAAGCGCCGCGGCAGGTGAGTACAGACTCTTATTTCAGCGGCAAGACTGTGGTCCTGACCGGTTCGCTGCAGAAGCTGACCCGCGAGGAAGCGGCTGAACGCCTGGAAGCGCTTGGTGCCAAGGTATCCGGCAGTGTATCCAAGAAGACGGATATTGTTATTGCCGGGGAGAAGGCGGGCAGCAAGCTGGCCAAGGCCCAGCAGCTGGGGATTCAAGTGATTGAGGATGAGGATGAACTGATCCGGCTGCTGGAAATGTAG
- a CDS encoding MFS transporter — translation MSNKKASSAPSKVMEEPRNLQQATIYRILLAVSFVHLFNDSIQALIPAMFPVLKDNMLLSYAQIGWIAFALNLTSSVIQPVIGYAADRKPRPILLPLGMCCTLAGVFMLAFAGNYILVIVSVILVGFGSAAFHPEGMRVAHMAAGQRKGLSQSIFQVGGNAGQSLGPLLMKWVFIPFGQMGALGFTVIAAAGVAVQAYVARWYREMLDAGYTFRKKAVSRTIDPARSRRILIATVILVFLVFVRSWYGASIGGYYAFYLMDKYGMTLDHAQIYIFMYLAAGAVGTFFGGPLADRFGRRNLILISMIGTVPFALALPFVNQFWAAVLLIVSGFVLLSSFSVTVIYAQMLYPGNIGTVSGLITGLAFGLGGIGSVVIGHLIDTIGIATVFVACGFLPLLGLLALLLPGDKQLEEWAAE, via the coding sequence ATGTCTAACAAGAAAGCATCCTCAGCCCCTTCCAAAGTTATGGAGGAGCCGCGTAATTTGCAGCAAGCAACTATTTACCGCATTTTACTTGCAGTCAGCTTTGTCCATTTATTCAATGATTCCATTCAGGCGCTTATCCCGGCAATGTTCCCGGTACTGAAGGACAACATGCTGCTCTCTTATGCGCAGATTGGCTGGATCGCCTTTGCCCTTAATCTCACCTCATCGGTCATTCAGCCGGTTATCGGATATGCCGCCGACCGCAAACCGCGTCCTATATTACTACCGCTCGGGATGTGCTGCACGCTTGCTGGTGTCTTTATGCTGGCTTTTGCCGGGAACTACATCCTTGTTATTGTATCCGTAATTCTTGTTGGCTTCGGTTCAGCAGCCTTCCATCCTGAAGGTATGCGTGTAGCCCATATGGCCGCAGGCCAGCGCAAGGGTCTGTCTCAATCGATCTTTCAGGTAGGCGGCAATGCCGGGCAGTCCTTAGGGCCTCTACTAATGAAATGGGTGTTTATCCCCTTCGGGCAGATGGGGGCACTCGGCTTCACCGTAATTGCTGCGGCCGGAGTTGCCGTCCAGGCATATGTAGCCCGCTGGTACCGCGAGATGCTGGATGCCGGATACACCTTCCGCAAAAAAGCAGTCTCCCGCACCATCGATCCAGCCCGCAGCAGACGCATTCTTATCGCCACTGTCATTCTGGTCTTCCTTGTATTTGTCCGCTCCTGGTACGGCGCTTCCATCGGCGGGTATTATGCCTTCTACTTAATGGATAAATACGGAATGACACTGGATCATGCGCAAATTTATATTTTCATGTATCTCGCAGCTGGTGCTGTAGGAACCTTCTTCGGAGGTCCGCTTGCCGACCGGTTCGGCCGCCGGAATCTGATTCTGATCTCGATGATCGGCACGGTGCCGTTTGCGCTGGCTCTGCCTTTTGTGAACCAGTTCTGGGCGGCGGTGCTGCTGATTGTCTCCGGATTCGTGCTGTTGTCCAGCTTCTCCGTCACGGTGATCTATGCGCAAATGCTCTATCCGGGCAATATCGGCACGGTCTCAGGTCTGATTACCGGGCTTGCCTTCGGTCTCGGCGGAATTGGTTCTGTCGTGATCGGGCATCTTATTGATACAATAGGAATTGCAACTGTGTTCGTGGCCTGCGGCTTTCTTCCGCTGCTCGGCCTGCTTGCGCTGCTGCTGCCGGGGGATAAGCAACTGGAGGAATGGGCAGCAGAGTAA
- a CDS encoding FtsX-like permease family protein produces the protein MSLFGLTLRNVLHRRFLSLLTVCAVAVTVAFIVLLALSRESVEQGAKQGYGPYDLVIGAAGSETQLVLNTFYHIGAPTGNIPLAVLDQAQQDKSVAEAYAMTTGDNYKGFPIVGLDAGYFFTRYGDTKLQEGAMYAHTGETIVGSYVARSLGLKVGDSFTGAHGLVQEGGHESAEAGHAENHEAEASAGHAEDEGMPESHDEEHAHDSFRYTVAGILPELHTPDDRAVFTTVDYAWAVHELAPEDREITAVLVKPASLLGAHDLKQAFDGSNGVQAAYTSKAVSDVLNAVDQGSRLLSVLTAICVLLAAISILLSLIAAAGERSKDVGILRLLGKSKAYVWLTLISEGLLLTITGLIAGLLLGHLAAYLLKDALFAQAGIQIEPGHLTGEHWMIVLGAIAIGLLSSLGPAFRMYRMHPLALFKS, from the coding sequence ATGAGCCTCTTCGGGCTGACGCTCCGAAATGTACTGCACCGGCGTTTTCTGTCTTTGCTTACGGTTTGTGCAGTGGCGGTTACAGTCGCTTTTATCGTGCTGCTGGCATTATCCCGGGAGAGTGTAGAGCAGGGGGCCAAACAAGGCTATGGCCCCTATGATCTTGTGATTGGAGCGGCAGGCAGTGAAACGCAGCTTGTGCTGAATACCTTTTATCATATAGGGGCACCAACCGGAAATATCCCGCTTGCTGTCTTGGATCAGGCGCAGCAGGATAAGTCTGTTGCTGAAGCCTATGCGATGACCACGGGGGACAACTACAAGGGATTCCCGATTGTCGGACTGGATGCCGGTTATTTCTTTACCCGCTACGGTGACACCAAGCTGCAGGAAGGCGCGATGTATGCACATACCGGAGAGACGATTGTTGGATCGTATGTTGCCCGTTCCTTAGGTTTGAAAGTAGGAGATAGCTTCACGGGTGCACACGGGCTGGTGCAGGAAGGTGGCCACGAGTCTGCTGAGGCTGGGCACGCAGAGAATCATGAAGCTGAGGCGAGTGCCGGGCACGCGGAGGATGAAGGGATGCCGGAATCGCATGATGAAGAGCATGCCCATGACAGCTTCCGCTACACAGTTGCAGGCATTCTGCCTGAGCTGCATACTCCGGATGACCGCGCGGTGTTTACGACCGTAGATTATGCCTGGGCCGTGCATGAGCTTGCCCCTGAGGACAGGGAGATCACCGCAGTACTCGTCAAGCCGGCCAGCCTGCTTGGGGCACATGATCTGAAGCAGGCGTTCGACGGCAGTAATGGCGTCCAGGCGGCTTACACCAGCAAGGCCGTCTCCGATGTGCTGAATGCAGTTGATCAAGGCTCACGGCTGCTCAGCGTACTAACAGCAATTTGTGTACTGCTCGCTGCTATTTCGATTCTGTTATCCCTGATTGCAGCAGCCGGAGAACGGAGCAAGGATGTAGGGATACTGCGTCTGCTTGGCAAATCCAAAGCTTATGTGTGGCTGACTTTAATTAGTGAAGGCCTGCTGCTGACCATTACGGGGCTCATAGCAGGTTTGCTGCTCGGCCATCTAGCGGCATACCTGCTGAAGGATGCGCTGTTTGCCCAGGCGGGTATTCAGATCGAGCCGGGCCATCTGACAGGAGAGCACTGGATGATTGTTCTAGGAGCTATTGCTATCGGCCTGCTCTCCTCGCTGGGACCGGCCTTCCGGATGTACCGGATGCACCCGCTGGCTTTGTTCAAATCATAG